One window of Papaver somniferum cultivar HN1 chromosome 9, ASM357369v1, whole genome shotgun sequence genomic DNA carries:
- the LOC113313064 gene encoding zinc finger BED domain-containing protein RICESLEEPER 2-like, whose amino-acid sequence MSVEEDHDDVMSEEDITVVESMTSQEHASKKRKFTSKVWNDFDWSRDKDGKEKATCKHCRKEYAYDSQKGGTSTMSRHLKKCRRLKMQDVGQLLLSTNNGELATRARKIDQSKFRDLVARLIIGKNLPFNCVEWTEFRELCSYLNVDVETISRNTTRSDILKMHKFQKEVIRKKLQCAPDWVLQKFLLNFSPLPPPHTGQALSDKLFLMLNDWGIEGKVTSITLDNAASNSSCVKIMKSRFTARNVMSDTGKRNFHIRCCAHIINLIVRDGLTEIDPAVIKIRLAVKYLKGSQRRKQNFLDTVSDLGCQ is encoded by the exons ATGTCAGTTGAAGAAGACCATGACgatgtcatgagtgaagaggataTTACAGTAGTAGAGTCGATGACAAGTCAAGAGCatgcttcaaagaaaaggaaatttaCATCAAAAGTATGGAATGATTTTGATTGGTCACGAGACAAAGATGGTAAAGAAAAGGCTACGTGCAAGCATTGTAGGAAGGAATATGCTTATGACAGTCAGAAAGGAGGAACATCAACTATGTCAAGGCATTTAAAGAAGTGCCGTAGACTGAAGATGCAAGATGTGGGGCAACTTTTGTTATCTACAAATAATGGAGAACTGGCTACTCGTGCACGCAAAATAGATCAATCAAAGTTTCGGGATTTAGTTGCAAGACTAATTATTGGTAAAAATCTCCCCTTTAATTGTGTAGAATGGActgaatttagggagttatgtagTTATCTGAATGTCGATGTTGAAACCATATCAAGGAATACTACAAGGTCTGATATTCTTAAAATGCATAAGTTccaaaaagaagttattcgcaagAAATTACAATGTGCTCCAG attggGTATTGCAGaagtttcttttaaatttttctccactgccaccaccccaTACTGGTCAAGCACTTTCAGATAAGTTATTTCTGATGTTAAATGATTGGGGAATTGAAGGAAAGGTAACCAGCATCACTTTGGATAACGCTGCATCAAATTCTTCATGTGTTAAGATAATGAAGAGTCGATTCACTGCAAGGAATGTTATGTCGGATACTGGGAaaagaaactttcatataaggtgTTGTGCTCACATAATAAATCTTATTGTAAGAGATGGACTGACAGAGATTGATCCAGCAGTAATCAAGATAAGGTTAGCAGTGAAGTACCTTAAAGGTtcacaaagaagaaaacaaaatttcttGGATACTGTCAGCGATTTAGGATGTCAGTAA
- the LOC113313535 gene encoding uncharacterized protein LOC113313535 has protein sequence MLSELDLATKNRPCTFTPDMFRCSQQILEGVDLKHMLEFAGHKEEVLSTRRAKKIMEEVQIPELSDHIDVRNPELVMEQFKGYEEKVKNASSEIGDNLNVYLGSLPVLKAVKRVLLRLERICLLKSVNSKRMCLWNPDDDIKLLEKSHDAAQKAMKAGQSGKTSNRFKELLNLVASCNVRQAPKIKL, from the exons ATGCTTAGTGAGCTTGACCTTGCCACAAAGAATCGTCCCTGTACCTTCACTCCAGATATGTTTCGTTGTTCTCAGCAGATACTGGAGGGTGTGGATCTGAAACATATGCTGGAGTTTGCCGGCCACAAGGAAGAAGTATTGTCGACGAGACGAGCTAAAAAGATTATGGAAGAGGTTCAGATTCCGGAATTAAGCGACCACATAGATGTTCGCAACCCAGAGCTCGTTATGGAGCAGTTCAAG GGTTACGAGGAAAAAGTAAAAAACGCCTCAAGTGAGATTGGTGACAATTTAAATGTTTACCTTGGCTCCCTGCCAGTATTGAAAGCTGTTAAGCGTGTATTGTTACGACTAGAGCGTATATGTTTATTGAAGTCTGTAAATTCTAAGCGTATGTGTTTATGGAATCCTGATGATGACATCAAG TTACTCGAGAAAAGCCATGATGCTGCTCAGAAAGCGATGAAAGCAGGACAAAGTGGCAAAACATCCAACAGATTTAAGGAG CTTCTCAATTTGGTCGCGTCATGCAATGTCAGACAAGCACCCAAAATCAAGCTGTAG